One Bosea sp. 124 genomic window, TCGCATGCGGGCGCGCGCGGGCTGATGCAGATGATGCCGGCCACCGCGCGCGAGACGGCGCGTCGCGCCAACCTGCCCTTCGACTGGCCGCGGCTCGGGCGCGATGCGCTCTATTCGGCCCAGATGGGCGCCGCGCATCTCAACGACCTGCTGAAGGAGTGGCGCGGCTCCTACATCCTGACATTCGCCGCCTATAATGCCGGCTCCGGCAATGTCAGGAAATGGATCGACGCCTATGGCGACCCGCGCAAGCCGGAGGTCGACGCCGTCGACTGGGTCGAGCGCATCCCCTTCTACGAAACCCGCAACTATGTGCAGCGGGTGATGGAGAACCTGCAGGTCTACCGCCAGCGGCTGAACCAACGGACCGCCTATCTGATCGACCATGACTTGAAGCGCGGCGGGCGGCGGGATTAGATCGACGGGAGCTGATGGGTTCCGAGATCATGCGCGCCGTCATCCCGGGCGACCGCAGGGAGACCCGGGATCCATTCCGGAGCCTCTTCGGCAAGCGCTCAGGCATGGATCCCGGATCTCCGCTTCGCTGCGTCCGGGATGACGCGCGGATTTATGACAAGCGAAGCGGAGTTCCGCATGCCCACAGAGACCGGCTTCACTTCGCTTTTCTTCAGCGCCCGCGACGGCCTGCGGCTGCATGCGCGCGACTATGGCCCGTTGGCGTCGCCCGCCCTGCCCGTCGTCTGCCTGCCCGGCTTTGCCCGTTCCGCCGCCGATTTCCACGAACTGGCGCTGGCGCTGTCGCAGGACGAAGCCAGGCCGCGGCGCGTGCTGGCGCTGGATTATCGCGGGCGCGGCCTGTCGGCCTATGACCGCGACTGGAAGAACTACGACATCCGCATCGAGCTCGACGACCTGATGCAGGTGCTCGTCGCCACGGGCATCGAGGCGGCGGTCTTTGTCGGGACCTCGCGCGGCGGATTGCTGACCATGGCGATGGGCGCGGCGCGACCGGGCACGATCAAGGGCGTGGTGCTGAACGACATCGGGCCGGTGATTGATGCGCGCGGACTACTCCGAATCCGGGGCTATGTCGGCAAGCTGCCGCTGCCGCGCAGCTTCGCCGAGGGCGCCGAGATCCTGAAGCGGCTCTCGGACCAGCAGTTCCCGCTGTTCGGCGATGCCGAATGGGAGATCATGGCGCGCCGGACCTGGACCGAGCGCGACGGCCGGCTGAAGCCGGATTACGACCAGAACCTGATGAAGGTGCTCGAGGAGCTCGACCTGGAAGCGCCGCTGCCGGTGCTGTGGAGCTATTTCGACGGGCTGAACACCGTGCCGATGCTGGCGATCCGCGGCGCCAATTCCGACCTGCTCGCGGAAAAGACCCTGATCGAGATGGGCGAGCGGCATCCCGATTGCGAGATTTTCGTCGCGCCCGGACAGGGCCATGCGCCGATGCTGGGCCCGAAGGACATGGTGCGGCGGATCGGCCGGCTGATCGCCCGCGCCGAGCGCCGCGCCGCCTGAAGCCGATCAGGCCAAAGGCTTGTCCGAGGGTTCACCCGCGGCATCGGCTTCTGCCGGCTTGACGACATTGTCCTGCCCGGCAGAACCATCGTCGCGCGAGGTGTCGACGAGACCGGCCTTCGCCCGCGTGGCAAATTCGGTCTCGCCGCCGGCCGCGAGCGTTTTCGCCTGATCGACCCAGTCTTCCCGCTCGATGCGCCCCGGAAAGGCCAGATAGCTGCCAACCCATTCGACGTTCCGGGGCGTCCAGGCGGCGATCTGCTCGAAATGCCAGATGCCGAGCCCATGAAGGCGGGCCTCGTTCTGGCGCCCGACCCCCTTGATCAACTTGAGATCATCGGGTTTGTCGTGCTTGGCCGCCACCGATCCGGCGGGGCGCTGCCCCGGGATATCAGCCTCGCCCTCGACCTGCGGCAGGGTCGCCACAGGGGCTGCCACGACGGGGGTTGCGGCCTCGGCCGGGGCGCGCGTGCCGCGCAGCACGCCGGCCAGGATACAGCCGGCGACATAGACAGCCGTGAACAGCAGCGCGGATTCGACCCAGGTCGCCGGCTCGCCATTCAGGAAC contains:
- a CDS encoding alpha/beta hydrolase — translated: MPTETGFTSLFFSARDGLRLHARDYGPLASPALPVVCLPGFARSAADFHELALALSQDEARPRRVLALDYRGRGLSAYDRDWKNYDIRIELDDLMQVLVATGIEAAVFVGTSRGGLLTMAMGAARPGTIKGVVLNDIGPVIDARGLLRIRGYVGKLPLPRSFAEGAEILKRLSDQQFPLFGDAEWEIMARRTWTERDGRLKPDYDQNLMKVLEELDLEAPLPVLWSYFDGLNTVPMLAIRGANSDLLAEKTLIEMGERHPDCEIFVAPGQGHAPMLGPKDMVRRIGRLIARAERRAA